Proteins from a genomic interval of Gossypium hirsutum isolate 1008001.06 chromosome A09, Gossypium_hirsutum_v2.1, whole genome shotgun sequence:
- the LOC107930254 gene encoding serine/arginine-rich splicing factor SR34A isoform X1 produces MSGRFSRTIYVGNLPSDIREWEVEDLFYKYGRILDIELKIPPRPPCYCFVEFDNSRDAEDAIRGRDGYNFDGCRLRVELAHGGRGQSSSDRRGGYGGGAAKFGVSRHSEYRVIVRGLPSSASWQDLKDHMRKAGDVCFAEISRDSDGTFGIVDYTNYDDMKYAIRKLDDTEFRNPWARAYIRVKRYESSPSRSRSRSRSVRRDRSRSRERSASKSPVKSRSASPVKSPRARSRSKSRSRSRSGSPEKAQPVSD; encoded by the exons ATGAGTGGTCGCTTCTCTCGCACAATCTATGTTGGCAACCTACCCTCTGATATCAGAGAATGGGAGGTCGAAGATCTATTCTACAAG TATGGTCGTATTTTGGATATCGAATTGAAGATCCCGCCACGCCCTCCATGTTATTGTTTTGTTGAG TTTGACAATTCAAGGGATGCTGAAGATGCAATTAGGGGTCGAGATGGTTACAACTTTGATGGTTGTCGTTTGAGG GTTGAGCTTGCTCATGGTGGcagaggacaatcctcaagtgaTCGTCGGGGTGGATATGGAGGGGGTGCAGCTAAATTTGGCGTCTCACGACATTCTGAATATCGAG TTATTGTCCGTGGGCTCCCCTCTTCTGCTTCCTGGCAAGATTTGAAG GATCACATGCGAAAAGCTGGTGATGTGTGTTTTGCCGAAATTTCGCGTGACAGTGATG GAACTTTTGGTATTGTTGATTATACCAATTATGATGACATGAAATATGCC ATCCGCAAACTTGATGACACCGAGTTTAGAAATCCTTGGGCAAGGGCTTATATTCGG GTGAAGAGATATGAGAGCAGTCCATCCAGGAGCCGAAGTAGAAGCCGCAGCGTTAGAAGAGATCGGAG TAGATCAAGGGAACGGTCTGCATCCAAATCTCCAGTTAAATCCAGATCTGCCTCCCCTGTGAAGTCACCCAG AGCAAGATCGAGATCAAAGTCAAGGTCAAGGTCAAGGTCAGGATCTCCTGAAAAG GCCCAACCGGTTAGCGACTGA
- the LOC107930254 gene encoding serine/arginine-rich splicing factor SR34A isoform X2 translates to MSGRFSRTIYVGNLPSDIREWEVEDLFYKYGRILDIELKIPPRPPCYCFVEFDNSRDAEDAIRGRDGYNFDGCRLRVELAHGGRGQSSSDRRGGYGGGAAKFGVSRHSEYRVIVRGLPSSASWQDLKDHMRKAGDVCFAEISRDSDGTFGIVDYTNYDDMKYAIRKLDDTEFRNPWARAYIRVKRYESSPSRSRSRSRSVRRDRRSRERSASKSPVKSRSASPVKSPRARSRSKSRSRSRSGSPEKAQPVSD, encoded by the exons ATGAGTGGTCGCTTCTCTCGCACAATCTATGTTGGCAACCTACCCTCTGATATCAGAGAATGGGAGGTCGAAGATCTATTCTACAAG TATGGTCGTATTTTGGATATCGAATTGAAGATCCCGCCACGCCCTCCATGTTATTGTTTTGTTGAG TTTGACAATTCAAGGGATGCTGAAGATGCAATTAGGGGTCGAGATGGTTACAACTTTGATGGTTGTCGTTTGAGG GTTGAGCTTGCTCATGGTGGcagaggacaatcctcaagtgaTCGTCGGGGTGGATATGGAGGGGGTGCAGCTAAATTTGGCGTCTCACGACATTCTGAATATCGAG TTATTGTCCGTGGGCTCCCCTCTTCTGCTTCCTGGCAAGATTTGAAG GATCACATGCGAAAAGCTGGTGATGTGTGTTTTGCCGAAATTTCGCGTGACAGTGATG GAACTTTTGGTATTGTTGATTATACCAATTATGATGACATGAAATATGCC ATCCGCAAACTTGATGACACCGAGTTTAGAAATCCTTGGGCAAGGGCTTATATTCGG GTGAAGAGATATGAGAGCAGTCCATCCAGGAGCCGAAGTAGAAGCCGCAGCGTTAGAAGAGATCGGAG ATCAAGGGAACGGTCTGCATCCAAATCTCCAGTTAAATCCAGATCTGCCTCCCCTGTGAAGTCACCCAG AGCAAGATCGAGATCAAAGTCAAGGTCAAGGTCAAGGTCAGGATCTCCTGAAAAG GCCCAACCGGTTAGCGACTGA
- the LOC107930166 gene encoding 60S acidic ribosomal protein P1, with protein sequence MATGELACTYAALILHDDGISITAEKIATLVKAANLSVESYWPSLFAKLLEKVNVDDLITSVGSGGGAAPVAVAAASGAAGGGAAAAAPAVEEKKEEEKEESDDDMGFSLFD encoded by the exons ATGGCCACCGGTGAACTCGCCTGTACTTACGCCGCGTTGATTCTCCATGACGATGGAATCTCAATCACC GCCGAGAAGATTGCTACATTGGTGAAGGCAGCGAACTTGAGCGTTGAATCTTACTGGCCAAGCCTTTTCGCCAAGCTCCTCGAGAAAGTCAACGTCGATGATCTCATCACCAGCGTTGGCTCCGGTGGTGGTGCTGCCCCTGTTGCCGTTGCTGCTGCTTCTGGTGCAGCTGGCGGTGGTGCTGCTGCGGCTGCCCCGGCTGTTGAGGagaaaaaggaagaagagaaggaagaGAGTGATGATGACATGGGATTCAGCTTGTTTGACTAG
- the LOC107930250 gene encoding NAC domain-containing protein 91, which translates to MGVLLLNSLPLGFRFRPTDQELIDFYLRSKINGNRNDEIEIIREIDVCKCEPWDLPDLSAIKTQDPEWFFFCPLDRKYPTGNRLNRATDAGYWKATGKDRKIKSGSTLIGMKKTLVFYNGRAPRGKRTNWVMHEYRTTLDELDGTKPGQNAFVICRLFKKQDETIEDINGDEVDPSVLSPTEDMVSELEVPQDSPTVKQEAEKACDTSETCLASLPDEVISNAVAPIVEGNSDNHDYYNKIDQVAEIAPAEVDLLEEALNHFYDPMMEPLFSPLHNQIEAEQAPWMFDHVGNCSNVEFGHGTNENDPYISNFLESILKNSDDYHGDDTGSQKNSESETHTTMTIGKDGGFCSESGSEVTQVLLGTDTVNGVPPLGTAQDCGIPICMQDVYFSGTVPFYNVPNSDGELFSNHMNTSCDVDGAITGIRTRSRPSRSQLDSENPLAQGNASRRLRLQCKLQVHSLHCDNAIYNRSDVEIEDDSKSVVTKEEKVVEKDITVSCNADFGIVLGSKTIVSARKETSSRWSMVFSVHHSRKPFAVGFRVAVMLILFIVLISTPKAL; encoded by the exons ATGGGTGTTCTCTTACTGAATTCACTCCCATTAGGGTTCCGGTTCCGACCGACTGACCAGGAACTGATCGATTTTTATTTACGGTCTAAGATAAACGGAAATAGAAACGATGAGATTGAAATTATTCGTGAAATTGATGTTTGCAAATGCGAGCCCTGGGATTTGCCTGACTTATCTGCTATAAAAACCCAAGATCCGGAGTGGTTCTTCTTTTGCCCACTCGACCGGAAGTACCCAACCGGCAACAGGCTCAATAGGGCTACCGATGCTGGTTACTGGAAAGCTACGGGTAAGGACCGCAAGATCAAGTCTGGCTCCACCTTGATCGGCATGAAGAAAACTCTGGTGTTTTACAACGGGAGGGCTCCAAGGGGAAAACGAACCAATTGGGTTATGCATGAGTACCGTACTACACTCGATGAGCTTGATGGTACCAAACCTGGACAG AATGCTTTTGTAATTTGTCGTCTATTCAAGAAACAAGATGAGACCATTGAAGATATAAATGGTGATGAAGTTGATCCATCTGTGTTGTCTCCTACTGAAGACATGGTGTCGGAGTTAGAAGTGCCTCAAGACTCTCCTACTGTAAAACAGGAAGCCGAGAAAGCCTGCGATACCAGTGAAACATGTCTTGCCAGTTTGCCCGATGAAGTGATTTCAAATGCTGTTGCACCCATAGTCGAGGGCAATAGTGACAACCatgattattataataaaatagacCAAGTGGCTGAAATAGCCCCTGCAGAG GTGGATCTACTTGAGGAAGCTTTGAATCATTTTTACGATCCCATGATGGAGCCACTATTTTCTCCATTACACAATCAGATTGAAGCAGAGCAGGCACCTTGGATGTTTGATCATGTGGGAAACTGTTCCAATGTGGAATTTGGACACGGCACAAACGAAAATGATCCTTATATTTCTAACTTCCTGGAGTCTATACTTAAAAATTCGGATGACTACCATGGTGATGACACTGGTAGTCAGAAGAATTCAGAATCTGAGACCCATACAACCATGACCATTGGCAAGGATGGTGGATTTTGCAGTGAATCTGGTTCTGAAGTGACCCAAGTGCTG CTTGGGACAGACACTGTCAACGGGGTTCCTCCTCTAGGGACCGCACAAGATTGTGGAATTCCAATTTGCATGCAGGACGTTTACTTTTCTGGCACAGTGCCATTCTATAATGTTCCAAATAGTGATGGAGAATTATTTAGCAATCATATGAATACATCTTGTGATGTTGATGGTGCTATCACTGGAATCAGGACCAGGTCTCGCCCTTCTCGAAGTCAACTGGACTCTGAGAACCCCTTGGCACAGGGTAATGCATCAAGAAGACTACGGCTGCAGTGTAAACTTCAGGTCCACTCACTTCACTGTGACAATGCAATATATAACCGGAGTGATGTAGAGATAGAAGATGATTCAAAATCAGTTGTTACAAAG GAGGAAAAAGTAGTGGAAAAGGATATCACTGTCAGTTGTAATGCTGATTTCGGCATTGTTTTGGGTTCAAAGACCATTGTTTCAGCTCGTAAAGAGACTTCATCTCGGTGGTCAATGGTGTTTTCAGTGCATCACTCACGTAAACCATTTGCTGTTGGTTTTCGGGTAGCTGTGATGTTAATCTTGTTTATAGTTTTGATTAGCACACCAAAGGCCTTGTAA